A region from the Stygiolobus caldivivus genome encodes:
- the hxlB gene encoding 6-phospho-3-hexuloisomerase, which translates to MSIKTMFDIAEFIIRSANMIKHDQVEKMIDALVDMYHNKKNGKILVMGAGRSGLVGRAFAMRLLHLGYNAYVLGDTIVPAIGEKDIAIAISGSGRTKLILTAAEAAKEAKAILITITSYADSPIAKLSDIVVEVPGRTKYSVNEDYFARQILGITEPLAPLGTLFEDTTQIFLDGIVAELMVKLGKTEEDLRQIHANIEL; encoded by the coding sequence ATGAGTATAAAAACTATGTTCGATATAGCTGAATTTATAATACGTTCCGCAAATATGATAAAGCATGATCAAGTCGAAAAAATGATTGATGCTTTAGTAGACATGTATCATAATAAGAAGAACGGTAAAATTCTTGTAATGGGAGCAGGAAGAAGTGGGTTGGTTGGTAGAGCTTTTGCAATGAGGCTTCTTCATTTAGGTTATAACGCATATGTTTTAGGTGATACTATAGTACCCGCTATAGGGGAGAAAGATATAGCTATTGCTATTTCTGGCTCAGGTAGGACTAAATTAATATTAACAGCAGCTGAGGCTGCAAAAGAGGCAAAGGCGATACTTATAACCATTACTAGCTATGCTGATAGTCCTATAGCAAAACTCTCGGATATAGTAGTTGAAGTACCTGGTAGGACTAAGTACTCTGTTAATGAAGACTACTTTGCAAGACAAATTTTAGGGATCACAGAACCTTTAGCCCCTTTAGGTACACTTTTTGAGGATACTACACAGATATTTTTAGACGGTATAGTCGCCGAGTTAATGGTCAAATTAGGCAAAACAGAAGAAGATCTGAGACAAATTCATGCTAATATCGAACTTTAA
- a CDS encoding NAD(P)/FAD-dependent oxidoreductase: protein MNLILGGGLAGLLLASKLEDSILVEAQNKIGGILAYEEIEGYDIPLYPPLLKSECNLFQGLEHRQVSLSVSSRKEDYLTEKLGVSGLPDWLTFKGSKVYFIQNMKQVLEQLYKKAKVRLSTTFNFKGDKTFILNNGQVIRASEVYVTVPPYLLGLKKGRSIGFVEAILTTNKTKRDSNVIIDGDKGVLYSHVIIADWLSDFFDVYYILVPFIAQIPSWDRIYGDLKRRGVLKKEEIRSFRYRVIRDAVLEDSNKEDFSDSSLEKLHFCGRLGKWKNLNICETIDDVLHC from the coding sequence GTGAACTTAATTTTAGGCGGTGGCTTGGCTGGGCTCCTCTTAGCATCTAAGTTAGAAGATAGCATTCTCGTTGAAGCTCAAAATAAAATAGGCGGAATTTTAGCTTATGAAGAAATAGAAGGCTATGACATTCCTCTTTATCCTCCTTTACTTAAATCTGAATGTAATCTATTCCAAGGTTTAGAGCATAGACAAGTAAGTCTCAGCGTAAGCTCAAGAAAAGAGGATTATTTAACAGAAAAGCTTGGTGTTTCGGGACTCCCTGATTGGCTTACATTCAAAGGCAGTAAGGTGTACTTTATACAAAATATGAAACAAGTGCTAGAACAATTATATAAAAAAGCTAAAGTTAGATTATCTACTACGTTTAACTTCAAAGGGGATAAGACGTTTATTTTGAACAACGGACAAGTAATAAGGGCTTCAGAAGTTTACGTTACTGTTCCTCCTTATCTATTAGGTTTGAAGAAAGGAAGGAGTATAGGTTTCGTCGAAGCTATTCTAACTACAAATAAAACAAAGAGAGATAGTAATGTAATAATAGATGGCGATAAAGGTGTGCTATATTCTCACGTAATAATCGCTGATTGGCTTAGTGATTTTTTTGATGTTTACTATATCCTTGTTCCTTTTATTGCACAGATTCCTTCTTGGGATAGAATATATGGTGATCTGAAAAGAAGAGGAGTGCTGAAGAAAGAGGAGATAAGGAGTTTTAGATACAGGGTTATTAGGGATGCTGTGTTAGAGGATAGTAATAAAGAAGATTTTAGTGACTCTAGTCTAGAAAAATTACATTTTTGTGGTAGGTTGGGAAAATGGAAAAACCTCAATATTTGTGAAACAATAGATGATGTCCTTCATTGCTAA
- the rpsJ gene encoding 30S ribosomal protein S10, producing MPSKARIRLWSTNIDNLNFVVNQIKTMAQKTGIQMSGPIPLPTSRMEVPIMRLPHGEGKKKWEHWEMKIHKRIIDITADERVMRQLMRVRVPDDVYIEIQLI from the coding sequence ATGCCTTCAAAAGCTCGGATTAGATTATGGAGTACTAACATAGATAATTTGAACTTTGTAGTTAATCAAATAAAAACTATGGCTCAAAAAACCGGAATACAGATGAGCGGTCCGATACCTTTGCCCACATCTAGAATGGAAGTACCTATAATGAGATTACCTCATGGCGAAGGCAAGAAGAAATGGGAACATTGGGAGATGAAAATACATAAGAGAATAATTGATATAACTGCTGATGAAAGAGTTATGAGGCAGTTGATGAGAGTCAGAGTACCTGATGACGTATACATTGAAATTCAACTTATTTAA
- the tuf gene encoding translation elongation factor EF-1 subunit alpha encodes MSQKPHLNLIVIGHVDHGKSTLIGRLLMDRGFIDEKTVKEAEEAAKKLGKESEKYAFLLDRLKEERERGVTINLTFMKFETRKYFFTVIDAPGHRDFVKNMITGASQADAAIIVISAKKGEFEAGMSAEGQTREHIILAKTMGINQMIVAVNKMDLTDPPYDEKRYKEVVDTVTKFMKSFGFDMSKVKFVPVVAPAGENVTQKATHMPWYNGPTLEELLDQLEVPPKPVDKPLRIPIQEVYSISGVGVVPVGRVESGVLKVGDKVVFMPAGKVGEVRSIETHHTKIEKAEPGDNIGFNVRGVEKKDIKRGDVVGNVQNPPTVAEEFTAQIIVIWHPTAVSVGYTPVLHVHTASVACRISEITSRIDPKTGKEAEKNPQFVKAGDSAIVKFTPIKDLCVEKFREFPALGRFAMRDMGKTVGVGVITDVKPKKIDIK; translated from the coding sequence ATGTCACAAAAGCCCCACCTTAATTTAATCGTCATAGGCCACGTAGACCACGGAAAGAGCACATTAATAGGAAGGCTTTTAATGGATAGAGGTTTTATTGACGAAAAGACAGTAAAAGAAGCTGAAGAAGCAGCTAAAAAATTAGGTAAGGAGTCAGAAAAATACGCATTCCTTTTAGATAGACTAAAAGAAGAGAGAGAAAGAGGTGTAACAATTAACCTAACATTTATGAAGTTCGAGACCAGGAAATACTTCTTCACTGTTATTGATGCTCCTGGTCATAGAGATTTCGTAAAGAATATGATTACTGGTGCTAGCCAAGCTGATGCTGCTATAATCGTAATATCAGCCAAAAAAGGTGAATTTGAGGCTGGAATGAGTGCAGAAGGACAGACTAGAGAACATATAATTCTAGCAAAGACGATGGGAATAAATCAGATGATTGTAGCTGTAAATAAAATGGATTTAACAGATCCGCCTTATGATGAAAAGAGGTATAAAGAGGTAGTAGATACTGTAACTAAATTCATGAAGAGCTTTGGTTTTGATATGTCTAAGGTTAAGTTTGTTCCAGTAGTAGCACCAGCGGGAGAAAATGTAACACAGAAAGCAACTCATATGCCATGGTATAATGGTCCAACACTCGAAGAGTTATTAGATCAGCTTGAGGTACCACCAAAGCCCGTTGATAAGCCTTTAAGGATTCCGATACAAGAGGTTTACTCGATTTCAGGAGTCGGTGTAGTGCCAGTAGGAAGAGTAGAGAGTGGAGTACTTAAAGTAGGCGATAAGGTAGTATTCATGCCCGCAGGGAAAGTGGGAGAAGTCAGGTCAATTGAGACGCATCATACTAAAATAGAGAAAGCCGAGCCTGGTGACAATATTGGATTTAACGTTAGAGGCGTAGAAAAGAAGGACATAAAGAGAGGAGATGTAGTTGGTAATGTACAAAACCCACCAACAGTTGCAGAGGAGTTCACTGCGCAGATAATTGTTATATGGCATCCTACTGCAGTTAGTGTAGGATATACTCCAGTTCTACATGTACATACAGCGAGCGTTGCATGTAGAATTAGCGAAATAACATCAAGAATTGATCCGAAGACTGGCAAAGAGGCGGAGAAAAATCCGCAATTCGTAAAAGCTGGTGATTCTGCGATAGTTAAGTTTACTCCAATAAAGGACTTATGTGTGGAGAAATTTAGAGAATTCCCAGCTCTAGGGAGATTTGCAATGAGAGATATGGGTAAGACGGTAGGAGTAGGAGTAATAACAGATGTAAAGCCTAAAAAGATCGATATTAAGTAA
- a CDS encoding 30S ribosomal protein S7: MSSYEISNLDVKVFGKWDTKVEVRDPSLKKYINLMPFYLPHTGGRHEHRRFGKAKVPIVERLINNIMRPGRNKGKKMLAYNIVKTTLDIIAVKTGQNPLQVLVRAIENSAPREEVTRIMYGGIVYYVAVDVAPQRRVDLALRHLVMGAKDASFNNPKPIEEALAEEIIAAANNDPKSFAVRKKEEIERIALSSR, from the coding sequence ATGTCGTCATACGAAATTTCAAATTTAGATGTAAAGGTTTTTGGCAAGTGGGACACTAAAGTAGAGGTCAGAGACCCTAGTTTAAAGAAGTATATTAACTTAATGCCATTTTATCTGCCTCATACTGGAGGTAGGCACGAACATAGGAGATTTGGTAAAGCTAAGGTACCTATTGTCGAGAGGCTAATTAATAATATAATGAGACCAGGTAGGAATAAAGGAAAGAAAATGTTAGCTTATAATATAGTAAAAACTACACTTGATATTATTGCTGTTAAGACTGGGCAAAATCCCCTGCAGGTGCTTGTTAGGGCTATCGAAAACTCAGCACCTAGAGAAGAAGTTACACGTATAATGTATGGTGGTATTGTTTACTACGTTGCCGTAGACGTAGCTCCACAGAGGAGAGTAGACTTAGCATTAAGGCATCTGGTTATGGGTGCTAAGGATGCTTCATTTAATAATCCAAAGCCAATAGAAGAAGCATTGGCTGAGGAAATTATAGCTGCGGCCAATAATGATCCTAAGAGTTTCGCAGTAAGGAAAAAGGAAGAGATAGAGAGAATCGCGTTAAGCTCAAGGTAA
- a CDS encoding bifunctional nuclease family protein — translation MQTDIDENLIRVKRVDAFFYPLHAIPTMVLYLEDSREFKMFYIPPEIVILVNKLQGKNEYEQIVASDNRESIYDVLYDILSFSSDVKEYLKKIVNRVIIDDIVRESGVYVATVEFKFDGVIIEKKLIPSHAVLLALLCDKPIYVKKQLVEEQEDEEKKRGSGNEL, via the coding sequence ATGCAGACAGATATTGATGAGAACTTAATAAGAGTAAAAAGAGTAGATGCCTTCTTTTATCCTCTTCATGCAATCCCAACTATGGTATTATACCTTGAGGATAGCAGAGAATTTAAAATGTTCTATATACCCCCAGAGATTGTAATACTAGTAAATAAACTACAAGGTAAAAACGAGTATGAGCAAATCGTAGCAAGCGATAACAGAGAAAGTATATACGACGTCCTTTACGATATACTTTCATTTTCATCAGACGTAAAGGAGTATCTAAAGAAAATAGTAAACAGAGTAATAATTGATGATATAGTGAGAGAGAGCGGAGTATACGTAGCTACTGTTGAGTTTAAGTTTGATGGAGTAATAATTGAAAAGAAGCTAATACCAAGTCATGCAGTACTATTAGCATTATTATGTGATAAGCCAATTTACGTAAAAAAACAGTTAGTAGAAGAACAAGAAGATGAAGAGAAAAAGAGAGGTTCAGGTAATGAATTATAG
- a CDS encoding 30S ribosomal protein S12 — translation MAGSKSPKGLFAARKLKLKRLKFRWHQRSFKRRMLKLKEKYDPLEGAPMARGIVLEKVGIESRQPNSAVRKAVRVQLVKNGRIVTAFVPGDGGVNFIDEHDEVVIAGIGGTLGRSMGDLPGVRYKVVMVNGVSLDALYKGKKQKPVR, via the coding sequence GTGGCGGGAAGTAAATCTCCAAAAGGACTATTTGCCGCTAGAAAGCTCAAGTTAAAAAGGCTTAAGTTCAGGTGGCATCAAAGGTCTTTCAAAAGAAGAATGTTAAAATTAAAGGAGAAGTATGATCCACTTGAAGGTGCTCCTATGGCTAGGGGCATAGTACTCGAAAAAGTAGGCATTGAATCAAGGCAGCCTAATTCGGCCGTAAGAAAAGCAGTTAGGGTTCAGCTAGTTAAGAACGGAAGAATAGTTACTGCTTTCGTCCCTGGTGACGGTGGTGTTAATTTTATCGATGAGCACGACGAAGTTGTTATTGCTGGTATAGGTGGGACTCTAGGAAGATCTATGGGTGACCTACCTGGTGTAAGGTATAAGGTTGTGATGGTTAATGGTGTTTCATTAGACGCATTATATAAAGGGAAAAAACAAAAACCAGTTAGATAA
- a CDS encoding NusA-like transcription termination signal-binding factor, with the protein MPEIKLTSEELRYMSLFQDITKVTARDCIIDDKNNRIIFLINPENMGIAIGKSGGNVRKLEKLLGKSVEIVAYSENLEDLIRNLMAPARVKTIKLVESNSKKTVYITVEAQDKGLAIGKSGRNVERAKLILKRYMDIDSVVVV; encoded by the coding sequence GTGCCTGAAATAAAGTTAACATCAGAAGAATTAAGATACATGTCACTTTTTCAGGATATAACTAAAGTTACTGCTAGGGATTGTATAATTGATGATAAGAATAATAGAATTATATTCTTAATAAACCCGGAAAATATGGGTATTGCAATTGGTAAAAGTGGAGGTAATGTTAGAAAATTAGAAAAATTACTAGGTAAATCAGTAGAAATTGTGGCGTATAGTGAAAACTTAGAAGATTTAATAAGAAATCTTATGGCACCAGCTCGAGTAAAGACAATTAAATTAGTCGAATCTAATTCGAAAAAGACAGTGTATATTACCGTTGAAGCACAAGATAAGGGCTTGGCAATAGGAAAGAGCGGAAGAAATGTTGAAAGGGCTAAGTTAATATTAAAAAGGTATATGGATATTGATTCAGTTGTTGTAGTATAA
- a CDS encoding 50S ribosomal protein L30e: MSESVSFEGELRTLLRTGKVVLGTRKTLKMLKIGKVKGVVIASTLRQDLKDDIIHYAKLSGIPYYEYKGSAVELGTLCGKPFIVSTIGVVDEGESKLLELK, encoded by the coding sequence ATGTCTGAAAGTGTAAGTTTTGAAGGAGAGCTCAGGACTCTTCTAAGAACTGGAAAGGTAGTTTTGGGGACGAGAAAAACGTTAAAGATGTTGAAGATAGGTAAAGTTAAGGGAGTAGTAATTGCTAGTACATTAAGACAAGATCTAAAAGATGATATAATTCATTATGCTAAACTTTCAGGAATTCCTTACTACGAGTATAAAGGTAGTGCGGTAGAGCTAGGTACTTTATGCGGTAAACCATTTATTGTATCTACTATAGGTGTCGTAGATGAAGGAGAATCGAAGCTTCTAGAGCTTAAGTAA
- the rpoA2 gene encoding DNA-directed RNA polymerase subunit A'', which translates to MVSEQIKTYIEKRLEEVKHKLPDKLIEDLRDTLYKIEIDITQDEVDRILELAIKEYENSLVEPGEAVGIVAAQSIGEPGTQMTLRTFHYAGIRELNVTLGLPRLIEIVDVRKTPSTPIMTIYLTDDYKYDREKALEIARKIEYTKVENVVASVSLDISSMSITLQLDEDMLKDKGLTADEVKKVIYKLKLGKIRPEDIDENTFTIYFEEVDSITGLFKMREKILNSKIKGIKGIKRAIVQKKGDEYVIITDGSNVEGLLGIKGVDISKLQTNNIHEIAEIFGIEAARELISREIKKVLDEQGLDVDMRHILLVADVMTRTGTVRQIGRHGVTGEKSSVLARAAFEVTVKHLLDASARGEVEEFKGVVENIIIGQPIRLGTGIVELSMKPNVR; encoded by the coding sequence ATGGTATCAGAACAAATAAAAACTTACATAGAAAAAAGATTAGAAGAAGTTAAACATAAACTGCCGGATAAGTTAATAGAAGATTTGCGAGATACATTATATAAAATAGAAATAGATATAACCCAAGATGAGGTAGATCGTATATTAGAGTTAGCTATTAAAGAGTATGAAAATTCATTAGTAGAACCCGGAGAAGCAGTAGGAATAGTGGCTGCTCAATCTATAGGTGAGCCTGGTACGCAAATGACATTAAGAACATTCCACTATGCGGGAATTAGAGAGTTAAATGTCACGTTAGGTTTGCCGCGACTTATAGAAATAGTTGATGTAAGAAAGACTCCTTCTACGCCTATAATGACTATATACTTAACTGATGATTACAAGTATGACAGAGAAAAAGCACTAGAAATTGCAAGAAAAATAGAATATACTAAAGTAGAGAATGTAGTAGCATCAGTTAGCCTAGATATATCTTCAATGTCAATCACTTTACAGTTAGATGAAGATATGTTAAAAGATAAAGGTCTCACAGCTGACGAAGTAAAGAAAGTTATCTATAAATTAAAACTAGGAAAAATAAGACCAGAAGATATAGACGAAAATACTTTCACTATTTACTTTGAGGAAGTTGATAGCATAACTGGATTATTTAAAATGAGGGAGAAAATTCTGAATTCTAAAATAAAGGGTATAAAGGGCATAAAAAGGGCTATTGTTCAGAAAAAAGGGGACGAGTATGTTATAATAACTGATGGATCTAACGTCGAAGGACTGCTTGGTATTAAAGGAGTAGATATATCTAAATTGCAGACAAATAATATTCATGAGATTGCAGAAATATTTGGTATCGAGGCAGCTAGAGAATTAATATCTAGAGAAATTAAGAAAGTGTTGGATGAGCAAGGATTAGACGTAGATATGAGACATATTTTATTAGTGGCTGATGTTATGACTAGAACAGGGACTGTTAGGCAAATAGGTAGGCATGGAGTAACTGGAGAAAAGAGTAGTGTATTAGCTAGAGCTGCATTCGAAGTTACTGTTAAGCATTTACTCGACGCATCAGCAAGAGGTGAAGTAGAAGAATTTAAAGGTGTAGTAGAAAACATTATAATCGGGCAGCCGATAAGATTGGGTACCGGAATTGTGGAATTATCCATGAAACCTAATGTAAGGTGA
- the rpoA1 gene encoding DNA-directed RNA polymerase subunit A': MSEKVIKGVKFGILSPNEIRQMSVTAIITPEVYDEDGTPIEGGVMDPRLGVIEPGQKCPVCGNTLAACPGHFGHIELVKPVLHYGYVKHVYDFLRATCRHCGRLKIKEDDLERYKRIYNSIKDRWPSAARRLVEYVKKVAIKNMECPHCGEQQFKIKLDKPYYFNEERNGSLVRLTPSEIRERLERIPDADVELMGYDPKTARPEWMILTVLPVPPITIRPSISIESGIRAEDDLTHKLVDIVRINERLKESIEAGAPQLIIEDLWDLLQYHVSTYFDNEIPGLPPAKHRSGRPLRTLAQRLKGKEGRFRGNLSGKRVDFSARTVISPDPSISIDEVGVPHTIAKILTVPERVTKFNIERIRQYIINGPDKWPGANYVIRSDGRRIDLRYVKDRKELAASIAPGYIIERHLVDGDTVLFNRQPSLHRISMMAHRVKVLPGRTFRLNVLVCPPYNADFDGDEMNLHVPQGEEAIAEAREIMLVHKNIITPRYGGPIMGGGQDYISGAYLLTVKTTLLTREEVATILGVTDFNGDLGEPAILSPREYYTGKQVISLFLPKDFNFHGIANISKGVRACKNEVCPHDSFIVIKNGILLEGVLDKKAIGNQQPESVLHWLIKEYGTEYGKWVMDNVFKMFIRYIELRGFTMTLDDVTIPPEALKEIDQSTADAYSQVDDLIRKYNEGKLEPIPGRTLDESLEDYILDTLDKLRKVAGEIATRYLDPFNNAYIMAITGARGSELNITQMTAMLGQQSVRGERLRRGYINRTLPHFKPGDISPDSRGFVHNSFTRGLTPIEMFFHAAGGREGLVDTAVKTSQSGYMQRRLINALSDLRIEYDGTVRSLYGEVMEVSYGDDEVHPMYSAHGKSVDVNRIVERVVGWRR, translated from the coding sequence ATGAGTGAGAAGGTTATTAAGGGGGTTAAGTTCGGAATTCTTTCGCCTAATGAAATAAGGCAAATGTCAGTCACTGCAATAATTACTCCAGAGGTATACGATGAAGACGGAACCCCGATCGAAGGAGGTGTAATGGATCCTAGGCTGGGTGTAATTGAACCCGGTCAGAAATGCCCAGTCTGTGGTAACACACTTGCTGCATGTCCAGGTCACTTTGGGCACATAGAGTTAGTTAAGCCAGTTTTACATTACGGTTACGTAAAGCATGTTTACGATTTCTTAAGAGCCACTTGCAGGCATTGTGGACGGCTTAAAATAAAAGAGGACGACCTAGAAAGATATAAAAGAATATATAATTCAATCAAGGATAGGTGGCCATCTGCTGCTAGAAGACTTGTTGAATATGTAAAAAAAGTGGCCATTAAAAACATGGAATGCCCCCATTGTGGTGAACAGCAATTCAAAATTAAACTCGATAAACCTTACTATTTCAATGAAGAAAGAAATGGTTCATTAGTTAGATTAACTCCATCCGAAATAAGAGAGAGATTAGAGAGAATTCCAGATGCTGACGTTGAACTAATGGGATATGATCCTAAAACGGCCAGGCCTGAATGGATGATACTTACAGTGTTACCAGTACCGCCTATAACAATACGACCCTCTATAAGTATTGAAAGCGGAATTAGAGCTGAAGACGATCTTACTCACAAACTAGTAGATATAGTAAGGATAAATGAAAGGCTAAAGGAAAGCATAGAAGCTGGAGCACCTCAACTAATAATAGAAGACTTATGGGACTTATTACAATATCATGTATCCACATATTTTGATAATGAAATACCTGGACTTCCTCCTGCTAAGCATAGGTCTGGAAGGCCTTTGAGGACTTTAGCCCAGAGATTAAAAGGAAAAGAGGGAAGGTTTAGAGGTAATTTATCAGGAAAAAGGGTTGACTTTTCAGCTAGGACAGTAATTTCACCTGATCCTAGTATAAGTATTGATGAGGTAGGAGTACCGCACACTATAGCTAAAATTCTAACCGTTCCAGAGAGAGTTACAAAATTCAATATCGAAAGGATTAGGCAATATATAATAAATGGTCCTGATAAATGGCCTGGAGCTAACTATGTAATAAGAAGTGATGGAAGAAGAATAGACTTGAGGTACGTTAAAGATAGGAAAGAACTGGCAGCAAGTATTGCACCAGGTTATATAATAGAGAGGCACCTAGTAGATGGAGATACCGTACTGTTTAACAGGCAACCATCTCTACATAGAATATCAATGATGGCACACAGGGTTAAAGTATTACCGGGTAGAACTTTTAGATTGAATGTTTTAGTATGTCCACCTTATAATGCAGATTTTGATGGGGATGAGATGAATTTACATGTACCTCAAGGTGAAGAGGCTATTGCAGAGGCACGTGAAATAATGTTAGTACATAAAAATATAATTACCCCAAGATATGGCGGTCCCATAATGGGAGGCGGCCAAGATTACATTAGTGGCGCTTATCTATTAACTGTTAAGACGACTTTACTAACAAGAGAAGAGGTAGCTACAATTTTAGGTGTTACAGATTTTAACGGAGATCTGGGAGAACCAGCGATATTATCTCCTAGAGAATATTATACAGGTAAGCAAGTGATAAGTCTATTCCTACCTAAAGATTTTAATTTTCATGGGATCGCTAATATATCTAAAGGAGTTAGAGCATGTAAGAACGAAGTATGTCCACATGACTCATTCATAGTGATTAAGAATGGAATATTACTAGAAGGAGTACTAGATAAGAAAGCTATCGGTAATCAGCAGCCTGAGAGCGTTCTGCATTGGCTAATTAAGGAATATGGTACTGAATATGGTAAGTGGGTTATGGATAACGTCTTCAAGATGTTTATAAGATATATTGAATTAAGAGGCTTTACAATGACATTAGATGATGTAACTATACCACCAGAGGCTTTAAAAGAGATTGATCAAAGTACAGCTGACGCATATAGTCAAGTTGATGATCTAATTAGAAAATATAATGAAGGAAAATTAGAACCTATTCCTGGAAGGACATTAGATGAGAGTTTAGAAGACTATATCTTAGATACTCTAGATAAATTAAGAAAAGTAGCGGGAGAGATAGCTACTAGATACCTTGATCCATTTAATAATGCATATATCATGGCTATAACCGGTGCTAGAGGTAGTGAACTAAACATAACCCAAATGACAGCTATGTTAGGACAGCAGTCAGTAAGAGGTGAACGATTAAGGAGAGGATATATTAATAGGACGTTACCTCACTTTAAACCTGGTGACATTTCTCCTGATTCCAGAGGATTTGTACATAATTCCTTTACTAGGGGACTAACTCCGATAGAGATGTTCTTCCATGCTGCTGGAGGCAGAGAAGGTTTAGTGGATACAGCAGTTAAAACTTCGCAAAGTGGATATATGCAAAGGAGACTAATTAATGCATTATCCGATTTAAGAATCGAATATGATGGAACAGTTAGATCATTATATGGAGAAGTAATGGAAGTTTCTTACGGGGATGACGAAGTTCATCCTATGTATAGCGCGCACGGTAAGTCAGTAGATGTAAATAGAATAGTAGAAAGAGTAGTAGGTTGGAGGAGGTGA